In the Candidatus Deferrimicrobiaceae bacterium genome, AAGAACGATCACCGGAAGAAGGATGTCCCATTTCGCCTCCCACACCGCCCCGCCAAGCTCCGCCAGCGAAAAGGGGGTGCGCCTCGCGCCCGAGAGGACCCCCGTCCGCACACCCCACCCGGTCATGAGCAGGACGAGCAGGACCCCCGGAAGAAACCCGCCGAGAAACATCTTGTCCACCGGGATCCCCCCCACCACCGCGTACAGGATCACCGGCAGGCACGGCGGGAAGAGGAGCCCGAGCGACCCCGAGGCCGTGAGGAGCCCGAAAGAGAACCTCTCGGGGTATCCCTCCGCGAGAAGAGCCGGCAGCAGTATCCCTCCCAGCGCGACGATCGTCACGCCCGATGCGCCGGTAAACGTCGTGAAGAACGTGCAGACGAGCACCGTGACCACGGCGATCGCGCCGGGCATCCAGCCCAACATCGCGCGGAAGAGCCGGACGAGGCGTTGGGAGGAGTTGCCTGCCGTGAGGATGTACCCCGCGAAGGTGAACAGGGGGATTGTGGCCAGCGTCGGGGAGGTCACCAGCCGGTACATCTCCACCGGGATGGAGGCGAGAGGGACCTGGGAATACCGGAAGAGGAGGACTGCCAAGCCTCCCAGGGCGGCGAACAGGGGAGCGCCGAGGAACACGGCCGCGGCGAGGACGATGAGGGAGGCCGCGAAGGGGGCGCCCCGGGACAAAAGGTCGGACGAGACGGCGAGGGCGCCTGCCACCGCGAGAGCGGCCGTCACCGTCCGCCCCCCCCAGGTATCGGAGGAAAGCCGAACGAGCCGCCATGCGACCAGGGCGAACCCCAGGGGGATCGCCGCCTCGGCCAGCCAGACGGGCAGCAAGGGGAGAAGATACCTGCCGTCGGCCCACTCGATCCTGACGAGGGTGAACCCCGCGTAACCGAGGAGGAGAGAAACGGACGCGGAAACGGACGCGGTGAAGACCGACGCCGGCTTCCGGAAGACCTCCGGGAACCATCCCGTGACCGCCCCGATGGACAGAAGACGCCCGTCCCGAGCGGCGATCGCTCCCCCCAGAAACCCGATCCAGAGAGTCCCGTGCTGGACGAGCGTCGTCGAGCCGGGGATCCCGGTCCGCCAGAGCCATCTGCCGACGATCTCCAGGATCGGCAGGAGAGCCATCGCACAGAGGATCGCGACGGACACCGCGTTTTCCGCCCTGCGCAGGAAAACGATCCCCCCTGTTTCCCGAAGAGGCGTGCCTTCGGCCTTCCCCGCCGGAGGCACCGAAACGCCCCCTTTCTCCGGGTTCACCGGGTCATCGCCCTTCCCGGGCCCGCGGAACTGCGGAATTCGTCCCGGTACTTCCGCACCGCATCGAAAACGTCGGCAGGGATGATCTTCCCCCGGATCTGCGGGTAAATGTCCTCGACGATTTTCCGCCACTCCGCCTCGACCGAAGGAGAAACATGAGTGATCTTCAGTCCGTTATTCACCATCGCCTTCATCGCTTGCTCGTTCAGGTTGCGGATCTCGCGCCGGAGGCGCTCGCTGGCGCTCCGGGACACCTCCAGGAT is a window encoding:
- a CDS encoding TRAP transporter large permease subunit; protein product: MNPEKGGVSVPPAGKAEGTPLRETGGIVFLRRAENAVSVAILCAMALLPILEIVGRWLWRTGIPGSTTLVQHGTLWIGFLGGAIAARDGRLLSIGAVTGWFPEVFRKPASVFTASVSASVSLLLGYAGFTLVRIEWADGRYLLPLLPVWLAEAAIPLGFALVAWRLVRLSSDTWGGRTVTAALAVAGALAVSSDLLSRGAPFAASLIVLAAAVFLGAPLFAALGGLAVLLFRYSQVPLASIPVEMYRLVTSPTLATIPLFTFAGYILTAGNSSQRLVRLFRAMLGWMPGAIAVVTVLVCTFFTTFTGASGVTIVALGGILLPALLAEGYPERFSFGLLTASGSLGLLFPPCLPVILYAVVGGIPVDKMFLGGFLPGVLLVLLMTGWGVRTGVLSGARRTPFSLAELGGAVWEAKWDILLPVIVLLGIFGGFATTVEAAAMTVLYAFCVEVFVHRDVGLRRQFPEAGTESACLVGGFLLLLAAATGLTGYLIDAGVPQTIFQWVRQTIHSRFVFLLILNVFLLVVGSFMHIFSAIVVVVPIIAPLATAFDVHPVHLGIIFLANL